From a single Raphanus sativus cultivar WK10039 chromosome 3, ASM80110v3, whole genome shotgun sequence genomic region:
- the LOC108844703 gene encoding uncharacterized protein LOC108844703 isoform X1, with product MPGTIQVSVLGLIDVQTASSTTSIKVAMGKIEYRTSDSGDYIFPVTRLQENLIVTLLDVNGFGILQKEIETRMIIESGFLEEKVSFSGYGNVQLKMQFVLSEEDRNRIRFLRQSALRKKHEALTSGSSFTKSKSIASVDVMRDLSSLSPMQTRNTVAATPKTTLSLPQETESKISANREPVSSNLIMGKPKVKDITEKTENQPSSSDASSSKKLREVKKLESASLLKQEEKGLSKPENIPKRKPMRRSLSETNLSNVRKMISTFEVKVTQDTKLQTVKSQTESCKDMNSQPENSVNIERAEERKIISEGMEKRVSRDASETCDDLVTVSREERPLVIEEKSLEESTRRSDSLSKQRIKRNSVVEVRNDEKKQSKPVRLKDSHLENARGSRLWIFPDEAKDVLQKKIGESKKENTGERGLSCRSIEKMNINNKWKSIERSKKQKPQTSSADSESSRGPVGQVMRALIVVGFAGLVFLTRK from the exons ATGCCAGGAACTATACAAGTTTCAG TTCTGGGTCTTATTGATGTTCAGACAGCTTCCTCAACCACTTCCATTAAAG TTGCTATGGGGAAGATAGAGTATCGAACTTCGGATTCCGGAGACTACATTTT TCCAGTCACAAGGCTCCAAGAAAACTTGATTGTTACTTTGTTAGATGTCAATGGTTTCGGAATATTACAAAAAG AGATAGAGACCAGGATGATAATAGAGAGTGGCTTCTTGGAAGAGAAAGTTTCATTCAGTGGCTATGGAAATGTCCAGCTGAAAATGCAGTTTGTTCTTAGTGAAGAAGATCGAAATCGCATACGTTTCTTG AGACAATCTGCATTGAGAAAGAAACACGAGGCGCTCACCAGTGGCAGTTCTTTTACCAAGTCTAAAAGCATTGCTTCA GTTGATGTTATGAGAGATCTGTCTTCTCTAAGTCCAATGCAAACCCGAAACACTGTTGCTGCTACTCCAAAGACAACTCTTTCTCTGCCTCAGGAGACAGAGTCTAAA ATTAGTGCAAATAGAGAACCAGTTTCTTCAAATCTTATAATGGGGAAGCCTAAAGTAAAGGATATAACTGAAAAGACAGAGAATCAACCATCTTCTTCAGATGCTTCTTCAAGCAAGAAGCTCAGGGAAGTTAAGAAACTCGAGAGTGCGTCCTTActgaagcaagaagaaaaagGTTTGAGCAAACCGGAAAACATCCCTAAGAGGAAGCCAATGCGGCGGAGTTTGTCAGAGACAAACTTGAGCAACGTTAGGAAAATGATTAGCACCTTTGAGGTTAAAGTGACTCAG gaTACAAAACTTCAGACGGTGAAGAGTCAAACTGAGTCTTGTAAAGATATGAATTCACAACCAGAAAACTCGGTGAATATAGAGAGAGCGGAAGAAAGGAAGATAATCTCTGAGGGTATGGAGAAGAGAGTTTCTAGAGATGCCTCAGAGACGTGTGATGATTTAGTAACAGTTTCAAGAGAGGAAAGGCCACTGGTTATAGAGGAGAAGAGCCTTGAAGAGAGCACTAGAAGAAGTGACTCGTTAAGTAAGCAGAGGATAAAGAGAAACTCTGTGGTGGAAGTAAGGAATGAtgagaagaaacagagcaaacCTGTGCGTTTGAAGGATTCTCATCTTGAGAATGCACGAGGATCGCGTCTCTGGATATTTCCTGATGAGGCAAAGGATGTGTTACAGAAGAAGATAGGAGAATCCAAGAAGGAAAACACCGGTGAG AGGGGATTGAGCTGCAGAAGCATTGAGAAAATGAATATCAACAACAAGTGGAAGAGCATTGAGAGATCGAAGAAACAGAAGCCTCAGACTTCATCTGCAGATTCAGAAAGTTCAAGAGGACCTGTTGGACAG GTGATGCGTGCATTGATTGTGGTGGGTTTTGCAGGCTTGGTGTTTTTGACACGTAAATGA
- the LOC108844766 gene encoding transcription factor MYBS3, with protein MGRKCSHCGSVGHNSRTCSSNKTRVIKLFGVHVDTTGSSPPPGPHSPPPLSIFAATMKKSFSMDCLPACSSPSSSLAGYVSDGLTQKTPDRKKGIPWTEKEHRMFLTGLENLGKGDWRGISRNFVVTKSPTQVASHAQKYFIRQATTLHHKRRRTSLFDMVSAGNVEENSFIPCNDDDQIGSTTEVVWKQGLTDPCIGHPDPEISGSGNTGGLDLDLRLASHQSSKSNIRPISVT; from the exons ATGGGCAGAAAATGCTCACACTGTGGAAGCGTAGGACATAATTCAAGAACATGTTCTTCCAACAAAACAAGAGTAATTAAGCTCTTTGGTGTTCATGTAGACACCACAGGCTCTTCACCACCACCAGGTCCTCATTCTCCTCCACCCTTGTCAATTTTTGCCGCCACAATGAAGAAAAGCTTTAGCATGGATTGCTTACCCGCATGTTCCTCCCCTTCCTCTTCCCTTGCCGGTTATGTCTCCGACGGTCTCACCCAAAAAACACCCGACCGCAAAAAAG GGATTCCTTGGACGGAGAAAGAGCACCGGATGTTTCTAACTGGATTAGAGAATCTTGGTAAAGGAGATTGGAGAGGAATCTCTAGAAACTTCGTCGTCACAAAATCTCCGACACAAGTGGCAAGTCATGCTCAGAAATACTTCATTCGTCAAGCCACCACTCTCCATCACAAGAGACGCCGCACCAGCCTCTTCGATATG GTTTCGGCAGGCAACGTTGAAGAAAATAGTTTCATTCCATGTAATGATGATGATCAGATTGGGTCGACCACAGaggttgtttggaaacaaggattgACTGATCCTTGTATCGGACATCCAGATCCTGAAATATCCGGGTCGGGTAACACAGGTGGACTCGATCTTGATCTGAGGCTTGCGTCTCATCAGTCTTCCAAATCGAATATTAGACCTATAAGCGTTACGTGA
- the LOC130509641 gene encoding GATA transcription factor 21-like, giving the protein MGSNFHYSIDLNEDQNHHEEALFYPLGSSSSHLHNHQVLSNSLSSTSSILSLSSYLPFLINSQEDQHVAYNNTYHADHVHLSQPLKAKMLNGGSSSSYDHMVPKKETRLKLTIRKKDHHEDQTDFLHQNPTKPNSDSDKWMISPKMRLIKNTITNNKQSTDHTSNNNNDYNDHHNLNQKTSFEEYHDEDLKKVSPRTTTDVTMENRYNTINENGYNNNNGVIRVCSDCSTTKTPLWRGGPRGPKSLCNACGIRQRKARRAAMAAATATGDQEVVAARMQHLPVKKKLQNKNKRSNGGDKYNNTLPVVANTKKCKINEGEEDATTVDGDSEISKPTTSSDSSVSSNKLCFDDLTIMLSKSSAYQQVFPQDEKEAAVLLMALSYGMVHG; this is encoded by the exons ATGGGTTCAAATTTTCATTACTCTATAGATCTAAACGAAGATCAAAACCATCATGAAGAGGCCCTTTTCTATCCTCTTGGATCCTCTTCGTCTCATCTTCATAATCATCAAGTTCTTTCTAATTCGTTATCTTCTACCTCATCCATTTTGTCTCTCTCCTCTTACCTTCCTTTCTTGATCAACTCTCAAGAAGACCAACATGTTGCCTACAACAACACTTATCATGCTGATCATGTTCATCTTTCTCAACCCCTCAAG GCCAAGATGTTAAACGGTGGATCGTCATCATCATACGATCACATGGTGCCAAAGAAGGAGACAAGACTGAAACTAACAATACGGAAAAAAGATCATCACGAAGACCAAACCGATTTTCTTCATCAAAACCCGACAAAACCCAATTCAGACTCCGACAAGTGGATGATATCCCCAAAGATGCGGTTGATCAAGAACACAATAACCAACAATAAACAGTCCACCGATCATactagtaataataataatgattatAACGATCACCACAATTTAAATCAGAAGACTAGTTTCGAAGAATATCACGATGAAGATCTCAAGAAAGTCTCGCCCAGGACGACCACGGACGTGACCATGGAAAATCGCTACAATACAATCAACGAGAATGGCTATAATAATAACAATGGCGTGATTAGGGTTTGTTCCGATTGTAGCACCACCAAGACTCCTCTTTGGCGAGGTGGGCCTCGAGGTCCCAAG tcTCTTTGTAACGCATGTGGCATAAGACAAAGAAAGGCGAGGCGCGCCGCAATGGCTGCAGCCACAGCTACGGGCGACCAAGAGGTGGTGGCGGCACGGATGCAACATTTACCGGTGAAAAAGAAGTTGCAAAACAAGAATAAACGATCAAATGGAGGAGACAAATACAATAATACTCTCCCCGTAGTAGCCAATACAAAAAAGTGCAAGATCAACGAAGGAGAGGAGGACGCGACCACGGTCGATGGAGATTCTGAGATCAGTAAACCAACAACTTCATCTGATTCTTCAGTTTCTTCTAACAAACTTTGCTTCGATGACTTGACAATAATGCTGAGCAAAAGCTCAGCTTATCAACAAGTGTTCCCACAAGATGAGAAGGAAGCTGCTGTTTTGCTCATGGCTTTGTCGTATGGAATGGTGCATGGATGA
- the LOC108844703 gene encoding uncharacterized protein LOC108844703 isoform X4 — protein sequence MIIESGFLEEKVSFSGYGNVQLKMQFVLSEEDRNRIRFLRQSALRKKHEALTSGSSFTKSKSIASVDVMRDLSSLSPMQTRNTVAATPKTTLSLPQETESKISANREPVSSNLIMGKPKVKDITEKTENQPSSSDASSSKKLREVKKLESASLLKQEEKGLSKPENIPKRKPMRRSLSETNLSNVRKMISTFEVKVTQDTKLQTVKSQTESCKDMNSQPENSVNIERAEERKIISEGMEKRVSRDASETCDDLVTVSREERPLVIEEKSLEESTRRSDSLSKQRIKRNSVVEVRNDEKKQSKPVRLKDSHLENARGSRLWIFPDEAKDVLQKKIGESKKENTGERGLSCRSIEKMNINNKWKSIERSKKQKPQTSSADSESSRGPVGQVMRALIVVGFAGLVFLTRK from the exons ATGATAATAGAGAGTGGCTTCTTGGAAGAGAAAGTTTCATTCAGTGGCTATGGAAATGTCCAGCTGAAAATGCAGTTTGTTCTTAGTGAAGAAGATCGAAATCGCATACGTTTCTTG AGACAATCTGCATTGAGAAAGAAACACGAGGCGCTCACCAGTGGCAGTTCTTTTACCAAGTCTAAAAGCATTGCTTCA GTTGATGTTATGAGAGATCTGTCTTCTCTAAGTCCAATGCAAACCCGAAACACTGTTGCTGCTACTCCAAAGACAACTCTTTCTCTGCCTCAGGAGACAGAGTCTAAA ATTAGTGCAAATAGAGAACCAGTTTCTTCAAATCTTATAATGGGGAAGCCTAAAGTAAAGGATATAACTGAAAAGACAGAGAATCAACCATCTTCTTCAGATGCTTCTTCAAGCAAGAAGCTCAGGGAAGTTAAGAAACTCGAGAGTGCGTCCTTActgaagcaagaagaaaaagGTTTGAGCAAACCGGAAAACATCCCTAAGAGGAAGCCAATGCGGCGGAGTTTGTCAGAGACAAACTTGAGCAACGTTAGGAAAATGATTAGCACCTTTGAGGTTAAAGTGACTCAG gaTACAAAACTTCAGACGGTGAAGAGTCAAACTGAGTCTTGTAAAGATATGAATTCACAACCAGAAAACTCGGTGAATATAGAGAGAGCGGAAGAAAGGAAGATAATCTCTGAGGGTATGGAGAAGAGAGTTTCTAGAGATGCCTCAGAGACGTGTGATGATTTAGTAACAGTTTCAAGAGAGGAAAGGCCACTGGTTATAGAGGAGAAGAGCCTTGAAGAGAGCACTAGAAGAAGTGACTCGTTAAGTAAGCAGAGGATAAAGAGAAACTCTGTGGTGGAAGTAAGGAATGAtgagaagaaacagagcaaacCTGTGCGTTTGAAGGATTCTCATCTTGAGAATGCACGAGGATCGCGTCTCTGGATATTTCCTGATGAGGCAAAGGATGTGTTACAGAAGAAGATAGGAGAATCCAAGAAGGAAAACACCGGTGAG AGGGGATTGAGCTGCAGAAGCATTGAGAAAATGAATATCAACAACAAGTGGAAGAGCATTGAGAGATCGAAGAAACAGAAGCCTCAGACTTCATCTGCAGATTCAGAAAGTTCAAGAGGACCTGTTGGACAG GTGATGCGTGCATTGATTGTGGTGGGTTTTGCAGGCTTGGTGTTTTTGACACGTAAATGA
- the LOC108844703 gene encoding uncharacterized protein LOC108844703 isoform X2, with product MPGTIQVSVLGLIDVQTASSTTSIKVAMGKIEYRTSDSGDYIFPVTRLQENLIVTLLDVNGFGILQKEIETRMIIESGFLEEKVSFSGYGNVQLKMQFVLSEEDRNRIRFLRQSALRKKHEALTSGSSFTKSKSIASDLSSLSPMQTRNTVAATPKTTLSLPQETESKISANREPVSSNLIMGKPKVKDITEKTENQPSSSDASSSKKLREVKKLESASLLKQEEKGLSKPENIPKRKPMRRSLSETNLSNVRKMISTFEVKVTQDTKLQTVKSQTESCKDMNSQPENSVNIERAEERKIISEGMEKRVSRDASETCDDLVTVSREERPLVIEEKSLEESTRRSDSLSKQRIKRNSVVEVRNDEKKQSKPVRLKDSHLENARGSRLWIFPDEAKDVLQKKIGESKKENTGERGLSCRSIEKMNINNKWKSIERSKKQKPQTSSADSESSRGPVGQVMRALIVVGFAGLVFLTRK from the exons ATGCCAGGAACTATACAAGTTTCAG TTCTGGGTCTTATTGATGTTCAGACAGCTTCCTCAACCACTTCCATTAAAG TTGCTATGGGGAAGATAGAGTATCGAACTTCGGATTCCGGAGACTACATTTT TCCAGTCACAAGGCTCCAAGAAAACTTGATTGTTACTTTGTTAGATGTCAATGGTTTCGGAATATTACAAAAAG AGATAGAGACCAGGATGATAATAGAGAGTGGCTTCTTGGAAGAGAAAGTTTCATTCAGTGGCTATGGAAATGTCCAGCTGAAAATGCAGTTTGTTCTTAGTGAAGAAGATCGAAATCGCATACGTTTCTTG AGACAATCTGCATTGAGAAAGAAACACGAGGCGCTCACCAGTGGCAGTTCTTTTACCAAGTCTAAAAGCATTGCTTCAG ATCTGTCTTCTCTAAGTCCAATGCAAACCCGAAACACTGTTGCTGCTACTCCAAAGACAACTCTTTCTCTGCCTCAGGAGACAGAGTCTAAA ATTAGTGCAAATAGAGAACCAGTTTCTTCAAATCTTATAATGGGGAAGCCTAAAGTAAAGGATATAACTGAAAAGACAGAGAATCAACCATCTTCTTCAGATGCTTCTTCAAGCAAGAAGCTCAGGGAAGTTAAGAAACTCGAGAGTGCGTCCTTActgaagcaagaagaaaaagGTTTGAGCAAACCGGAAAACATCCCTAAGAGGAAGCCAATGCGGCGGAGTTTGTCAGAGACAAACTTGAGCAACGTTAGGAAAATGATTAGCACCTTTGAGGTTAAAGTGACTCAG gaTACAAAACTTCAGACGGTGAAGAGTCAAACTGAGTCTTGTAAAGATATGAATTCACAACCAGAAAACTCGGTGAATATAGAGAGAGCGGAAGAAAGGAAGATAATCTCTGAGGGTATGGAGAAGAGAGTTTCTAGAGATGCCTCAGAGACGTGTGATGATTTAGTAACAGTTTCAAGAGAGGAAAGGCCACTGGTTATAGAGGAGAAGAGCCTTGAAGAGAGCACTAGAAGAAGTGACTCGTTAAGTAAGCAGAGGATAAAGAGAAACTCTGTGGTGGAAGTAAGGAATGAtgagaagaaacagagcaaacCTGTGCGTTTGAAGGATTCTCATCTTGAGAATGCACGAGGATCGCGTCTCTGGATATTTCCTGATGAGGCAAAGGATGTGTTACAGAAGAAGATAGGAGAATCCAAGAAGGAAAACACCGGTGAG AGGGGATTGAGCTGCAGAAGCATTGAGAAAATGAATATCAACAACAAGTGGAAGAGCATTGAGAGATCGAAGAAACAGAAGCCTCAGACTTCATCTGCAGATTCAGAAAGTTCAAGAGGACCTGTTGGACAG GTGATGCGTGCATTGATTGTGGTGGGTTTTGCAGGCTTGGTGTTTTTGACACGTAAATGA
- the LOC108844703 gene encoding uncharacterized protein LOC108844703 isoform X5, protein MRDLSSLSPMQTRNTVAATPKTTLSLPQETESKISANREPVSSNLIMGKPKVKDITEKTENQPSSSDASSSKKLREVKKLESASLLKQEEKGLSKPENIPKRKPMRRSLSETNLSNVRKMISTFEVKVTQDTKLQTVKSQTESCKDMNSQPENSVNIERAEERKIISEGMEKRVSRDASETCDDLVTVSREERPLVIEEKSLEESTRRSDSLSKQRIKRNSVVEVRNDEKKQSKPVRLKDSHLENARGSRLWIFPDEAKDVLQKKIGESKKENTGERGLSCRSIEKMNINNKWKSIERSKKQKPQTSSADSESSRGPVGQVMRALIVVGFAGLVFLTRK, encoded by the exons ATGAGAGATCTGTCTTCTCTAAGTCCAATGCAAACCCGAAACACTGTTGCTGCTACTCCAAAGACAACTCTTTCTCTGCCTCAGGAGACAGAGTCTAAA ATTAGTGCAAATAGAGAACCAGTTTCTTCAAATCTTATAATGGGGAAGCCTAAAGTAAAGGATATAACTGAAAAGACAGAGAATCAACCATCTTCTTCAGATGCTTCTTCAAGCAAGAAGCTCAGGGAAGTTAAGAAACTCGAGAGTGCGTCCTTActgaagcaagaagaaaaagGTTTGAGCAAACCGGAAAACATCCCTAAGAGGAAGCCAATGCGGCGGAGTTTGTCAGAGACAAACTTGAGCAACGTTAGGAAAATGATTAGCACCTTTGAGGTTAAAGTGACTCAG gaTACAAAACTTCAGACGGTGAAGAGTCAAACTGAGTCTTGTAAAGATATGAATTCACAACCAGAAAACTCGGTGAATATAGAGAGAGCGGAAGAAAGGAAGATAATCTCTGAGGGTATGGAGAAGAGAGTTTCTAGAGATGCCTCAGAGACGTGTGATGATTTAGTAACAGTTTCAAGAGAGGAAAGGCCACTGGTTATAGAGGAGAAGAGCCTTGAAGAGAGCACTAGAAGAAGTGACTCGTTAAGTAAGCAGAGGATAAAGAGAAACTCTGTGGTGGAAGTAAGGAATGAtgagaagaaacagagcaaacCTGTGCGTTTGAAGGATTCTCATCTTGAGAATGCACGAGGATCGCGTCTCTGGATATTTCCTGATGAGGCAAAGGATGTGTTACAGAAGAAGATAGGAGAATCCAAGAAGGAAAACACCGGTGAG AGGGGATTGAGCTGCAGAAGCATTGAGAAAATGAATATCAACAACAAGTGGAAGAGCATTGAGAGATCGAAGAAACAGAAGCCTCAGACTTCATCTGCAGATTCAGAAAGTTCAAGAGGACCTGTTGGACAG GTGATGCGTGCATTGATTGTGGTGGGTTTTGCAGGCTTGGTGTTTTTGACACGTAAATGA
- the LOC108844703 gene encoding uncharacterized protein LOC108844703 isoform X3 — protein sequence MPGTIQVSVLGLIDVQTASSTTSIKVAMGKIEYRTSDSGDYIFPVTRLQENLIVTLLDVNGFGILQKEIETRMIIESGFLEEKVSFSGYGNVQLKMQFVLSEEDRNRIRFLRQSALRKKHEALTSGSSFTKSKSIASVDVMRDLSSLSPMQTRNTVAATPKTTLSLPQETESKISANREPVSSNLIMGKPKVKDITEKTENQPSSSDASSSKKLREVKKLESASLLKQEEKGLSKPENIPKRKPMRRSLSETNLSNVRKMISTFEDTKLQTVKSQTESCKDMNSQPENSVNIERAEERKIISEGMEKRVSRDASETCDDLVTVSREERPLVIEEKSLEESTRRSDSLSKQRIKRNSVVEVRNDEKKQSKPVRLKDSHLENARGSRLWIFPDEAKDVLQKKIGESKKENTGERGLSCRSIEKMNINNKWKSIERSKKQKPQTSSADSESSRGPVGQVMRALIVVGFAGLVFLTRK from the exons ATGCCAGGAACTATACAAGTTTCAG TTCTGGGTCTTATTGATGTTCAGACAGCTTCCTCAACCACTTCCATTAAAG TTGCTATGGGGAAGATAGAGTATCGAACTTCGGATTCCGGAGACTACATTTT TCCAGTCACAAGGCTCCAAGAAAACTTGATTGTTACTTTGTTAGATGTCAATGGTTTCGGAATATTACAAAAAG AGATAGAGACCAGGATGATAATAGAGAGTGGCTTCTTGGAAGAGAAAGTTTCATTCAGTGGCTATGGAAATGTCCAGCTGAAAATGCAGTTTGTTCTTAGTGAAGAAGATCGAAATCGCATACGTTTCTTG AGACAATCTGCATTGAGAAAGAAACACGAGGCGCTCACCAGTGGCAGTTCTTTTACCAAGTCTAAAAGCATTGCTTCA GTTGATGTTATGAGAGATCTGTCTTCTCTAAGTCCAATGCAAACCCGAAACACTGTTGCTGCTACTCCAAAGACAACTCTTTCTCTGCCTCAGGAGACAGAGTCTAAA ATTAGTGCAAATAGAGAACCAGTTTCTTCAAATCTTATAATGGGGAAGCCTAAAGTAAAGGATATAACTGAAAAGACAGAGAATCAACCATCTTCTTCAGATGCTTCTTCAAGCAAGAAGCTCAGGGAAGTTAAGAAACTCGAGAGTGCGTCCTTActgaagcaagaagaaaaagGTTTGAGCAAACCGGAAAACATCCCTAAGAGGAAGCCAATGCGGCGGAGTTTGTCAGAGACAAACTTGAGCAACGTTAGGAAAATGATTAGCACCTTTGAG gaTACAAAACTTCAGACGGTGAAGAGTCAAACTGAGTCTTGTAAAGATATGAATTCACAACCAGAAAACTCGGTGAATATAGAGAGAGCGGAAGAAAGGAAGATAATCTCTGAGGGTATGGAGAAGAGAGTTTCTAGAGATGCCTCAGAGACGTGTGATGATTTAGTAACAGTTTCAAGAGAGGAAAGGCCACTGGTTATAGAGGAGAAGAGCCTTGAAGAGAGCACTAGAAGAAGTGACTCGTTAAGTAAGCAGAGGATAAAGAGAAACTCTGTGGTGGAAGTAAGGAATGAtgagaagaaacagagcaaacCTGTGCGTTTGAAGGATTCTCATCTTGAGAATGCACGAGGATCGCGTCTCTGGATATTTCCTGATGAGGCAAAGGATGTGTTACAGAAGAAGATAGGAGAATCCAAGAAGGAAAACACCGGTGAG AGGGGATTGAGCTGCAGAAGCATTGAGAAAATGAATATCAACAACAAGTGGAAGAGCATTGAGAGATCGAAGAAACAGAAGCCTCAGACTTCATCTGCAGATTCAGAAAGTTCAAGAGGACCTGTTGGACAG GTGATGCGTGCATTGATTGTGGTGGGTTTTGCAGGCTTGGTGTTTTTGACACGTAAATGA